The stretch of DNA CTGGATGGTGCTTTCGGTCAGCTGCACCAGATGCGTGTCGACCGGGAAGCAGTCGCAGGGCTCGTTGAAGCCGATGTGGCCGTTGTGGCCCAAGCCGAGCAGCTGCAGGTCGACGCCGCCCGCCTCCGCGATGCCCGCCTCATAGGCCGCACACGCCGCTTCGGCGTCCGGGTCGGCGCCGTTGGGCACGTGGGTGTTCGCAACATCGATGTTCACGTGGTCGAACAGGTTCTTCTGCATGAAGTAGCGGTAGGACTGGTCATGCTCGGGGTCGAGGCCGCGGTATTCGTCCAAGTTGAACGTCGTCACCTTCGAGAAATCGACGGCGCCGTCCTCGTAGTCCTTCACGAGCGCGGCGTACAGGCCGATGGGGGTCGATCCGGTGGCCAGGCCGAGCACGGTTTCGGGGTTTTGCTGCACCTGGGCGGCGAACACGTCGGCGGCGCGGCGGCTCATGTCGTCATAAGAGCTCGCGATCACGATTTCCATGGAAGGTCCTTTCTCGAGTGCAAGGATGCGCTGATGTCTTAGAGTAGCGCTTCGCAGGCGAACGGGGAAAAATGGCGCGAAATCAGCGGAAAAGGCCTACACGCCCCTCCTG from Xiamenia xianingshaonis encodes:
- the nagB gene encoding glucosamine-6-phosphate deaminase gives rise to the protein MEIVIASSYDDMSRRAADVFAAQVQQNPETVLGLATGSTPIGLYAALVKDYEDGAVDFSKVTTFNLDEYRGLDPEHDQSYRYFMQKNLFDHVNIDVANTHVPNGADPDAEAACAAYEAGIAEAGGVDLQLLGLGHNGHIGFNEPCDCFPVDTHLVQLTESTIQANSRLFDSIDDVPREAYTMGIGTIMKARRIVMVASGKDKAEIVKAVVSGPVTPEVPASVLQLHPNVTVFVDAEAGSLL